From the genome of Flavobacteriales bacterium, one region includes:
- a CDS encoding nucleotidyltransferase domain-containing protein: MNKKKIEKFEEPLAAYTSAVLTSAEVKNRVSAYFATQKAVKKAWLFGSFARGDYDEQSDVDILIDVDKDAHITLFDLAEYQHVLQNSLKRKVDFAMTGGLREAFKKNIANDLVLVHEG; the protein is encoded by the coding sequence ATGAATAAGAAGAAGATAGAGAAGTTTGAGGAACCGTTAGCTGCGTATACTTCTGCTGTTCTTACAAGTGCGGAGGTTAAAAATCGCGTTTCAGCTTATTTTGCTACGCAGAAGGCTGTGAAAAAAGCTTGGCTGTTCGGCTCTTTCGCAAGGGGCGATTATGATGAGCAAAGCGATGTGGATATTCTGATCGATGTTGACAAGGATGCGCACATCACACTTTTTGATTTAGCAGAGTATCAACATGTTCTTCAAAACTCCTTGAAAAGGAAAGTGGACTTTGCGATGACAGGCGGGCTTCGAGAAGCATTTAAAAAAAATATCGCGAACGACCTTGTACTAGTACATGAAGGATAG
- a CDS encoding DUF86 domain-containing protein, which yields MKDRPITSKIRVEHALEAIGHIQRMTEDVELQRFKEDVMIYSAVFYQFAVVAEAMANVDSDVLAKYDYPWFKVKSFRNFLLHEYHSIDLEIPFDTIKKVLPGLETTLIEILQKEFSETL from the coding sequence ATGAAGGATAGACCGATAACTTCCAAGATCAGAGTGGAACATGCGCTGGAAGCCATCGGGCACATTCAGCGAATGACAGAAGATGTGGAATTGCAACGTTTTAAAGAAGACGTGATGATTTACTCAGCTGTTTTTTATCAATTTGCTGTTGTTGCTGAAGCCATGGCTAACGTTGATTCTGATGTTCTCGCCAAATACGATTATCCTTGGTTCAAGGTAAAATCATTTCGGAATTTCCTGTTGCACGAGTATCATTCGATAGACTTGGAAATACCTTTTGATACAATCAAGAAGGTTTTGCCAGGTCTGGAAACGACTCTAATTGAAATCCTCCAAAAAGAATTCTCCGAAACCCTTTAA
- a CDS encoding beta-ketoacyl synthase chain length factor — translation MFIKDLSCISPQRTFEDDFFETEPIIYSGSQMKAVEPTYAMIPNSQLRRMGKSNRMATGAAMPLLEKWNTDGIIIATTDGGMEDCHKFLNQIIQFEEGTLTPTGFVQGSPSSPAGGLALMSSNSGYNNTHSNKGVSFENCLMDADLLFMEGRAKSLMVGCVEEISQAQYRIETLAGFIKKEETTTDKLIGCGTPGAVNGEGAAMFVVESSPENAIAEIVDWDMISYPSLEDLTAKASLLLERNGLSISDIHALMLGYSGDVNSDHWYTDFAKQLFPETGIMSFKNLFGESPSASAFATWFAANLVSGKAVPKMAVQKPISRELKTILIYNHYQGNQHGFIVVRKP, via the coding sequence ATGTTCATTAAAGACCTTTCGTGCATATCGCCCCAACGAACTTTTGAAGATGATTTCTTCGAAACCGAACCGATCATTTACAGCGGTTCGCAGATGAAAGCGGTGGAACCCACCTATGCGATGATCCCAAATAGCCAATTGCGCAGAATGGGCAAATCGAACCGAATGGCTACAGGCGCTGCCATGCCGCTTCTCGAGAAATGGAACACAGACGGCATCATCATCGCCACTACGGATGGCGGAATGGAAGATTGCCATAAGTTTCTCAATCAGATTATTCAATTTGAAGAAGGAACGCTCACACCAACGGGTTTTGTGCAAGGAAGTCCGAGTTCGCCTGCGGGCGGATTAGCGCTTATGTCCAGCAACAGTGGCTACAATAACACGCACAGCAACAAAGGCGTTTCCTTCGAGAATTGCCTGATGGATGCCGACCTGCTTTTCATGGAAGGAAGAGCAAAGAGCCTGATGGTCGGTTGCGTGGAAGAGATATCTCAAGCACAATACCGCATCGAAACGCTGGCAGGTTTTATTAAGAAAGAAGAAACCACCACCGACAAACTCATTGGCTGCGGCACTCCCGGAGCGGTGAATGGGGAAGGGGCGGCCATGTTTGTGGTGGAATCAAGCCCCGAAAACGCCATTGCCGAGATTGTGGATTGGGATATGATCTCGTATCCATCATTAGAAGACTTGACAGCGAAAGCCAGCTTGCTTTTAGAACGTAACGGTCTTTCCATTTCAGATATACATGCCCTGATGCTCGGTTATTCTGGAGATGTCAATTCCGATCATTGGTACACGGACTTCGCAAAGCAGCTATTCCCCGAAACAGGCATCATGTCCTTCAAGAACCTCTTCGGAGAAAGTCCTTCTGCCAGTGCCTTTGCCACTTGGTTTGCAGCCAATTTGGTCAGCGGAAAAGCTGTTCCTAAGATGGCGGTTCAGAAGCCTATCTCACGCGAATTGAAAACGATACTGATTTACAATCACTACCAAGGAAACCAGCACGGTTTCATAGTGGTTCGCAAACCCTGA
- a CDS encoding SRPBCC domain-containing protein: MMAEASNSELEIVSSRIFHFSQELVFRAWTEPEHLQTWWGPKGFTNTFHEFDLRPEGHWRLTMHGPDKGNYENHAVFEVIEKPSFISWYRISQPFFRVEVSFESIGEERTSVVFKMIFDDAKLCATIRGFAPEKNEENFDKLEVELGRMKAY, encoded by the coding sequence ATCATGGCCGAAGCATCAAATTCAGAACTGGAGATCGTCAGCAGCCGCATCTTCCACTTTTCGCAGGAACTCGTATTCCGCGCTTGGACAGAACCCGAACACCTCCAAACCTGGTGGGGACCGAAAGGATTTACCAACACATTCCATGAGTTTGACCTACGGCCAGAAGGTCATTGGCGATTGACCATGCATGGGCCCGACAAAGGCAACTATGAGAACCACGCGGTTTTCGAAGTGATTGAAAAGCCTTCGTTCATTTCGTGGTATCGGATCTCACAGCCGTTTTTCAGAGTGGAGGTCAGTTTTGAATCCATTGGCGAAGAACGGACCTCCGTTGTATTCAAAATGATCTTTGATGATGCTAAGCTCTGCGCTACCATCAGAGGCTTTGCACCCGAAAAGAACGAGGAGAACTTTGATAAGTTGGAAGTGGAGTTGGGGAGGATGAAGGCCTACTGA
- a CDS encoding type II toxin-antitoxin system RelE/ParE family toxin: MNHRLHFSEEAKKDVLDIFAWYEDIKTGLGKRFKKQLTISTAHLRKEPHTIQIKYADVRIIFLKIFPYGIHFQIVGNEVFVIAVLHTSRKPRA; the protein is encoded by the coding sequence ATGAACCACCGTCTCCATTTCAGCGAAGAGGCAAAAAAAGATGTCCTAGACATTTTCGCATGGTATGAAGATATCAAAACGGGGCTTGGCAAACGGTTCAAAAAGCAACTAACGATTTCCACTGCTCATCTACGCAAGGAACCACATACTATTCAAATCAAATACGCGGATGTCCGAATAATCTTTCTAAAGATATTTCCATACGGCATTCATTTTCAGATCGTTGGAAATGAAGTATTTGTAATTGCCGTTTTGCACACAAGCCGAAAACCGAGAGCTTAG
- a CDS encoding imidazolonepropionase, whose protein sequence is MALLIKNIKQLIQVREEGKSPIRGKDMAELPRIDNAWILVKHGIIMDHGTMDSCPPDPNAVIDASGKLVLPAWCDSHTHLVFADTREEEFVGRIKGLTYEQIAAAGGGILNSAKKLAGKSEDELIASATERLNEIMHLGTGAVEIKSGYGLSVEGELKMLR, encoded by the coding sequence ATGGCGCTTCTTATCAAGAATATCAAACAACTCATTCAGGTTCGGGAAGAAGGAAAATCTCCTATTCGAGGAAAAGACATGGCCGAACTTCCACGTATTGATAATGCATGGATTTTGGTAAAACATGGAATCATCATGGATCATGGCACGATGGATTCGTGTCCGCCAGACCCGAATGCGGTGATTGACGCTTCAGGAAAACTCGTTTTGCCTGCCTGGTGCGATAGCCACACACATTTGGTGTTTGCAGATACTCGTGAAGAGGAATTCGTTGGACGAATAAAAGGTTTGACTTACGAACAGATTGCTGCGGCTGGCGGTGGAATTCTGAATTCCGCTAAGAAATTGGCAGGTAAATCTGAAGACGAGTTGATTGCTTCAGCAACAGAGCGATTGAACGAGATCATGCACCTCGGGACAGGTGCGGTCGAAATCAAAAGCGGTTACGGACTTTCGGTGGAAGGCGAATTGAAAATGCTGCGTG
- a CDS encoding dicarboxylate/amino acid:cation symporter has product MKNLALHWKIIIGLILGVIFAFISSSLGWSGFVVDWIDPFGTIFINLLKLIAVPLVLFSIIKGIAGLHDTAKLGRLAGKTLSFYLVTTVIAVSVGLLLVNLISPGKMVDEAQRVDNRIAYEIWAQENGVEVKDHKCYLCEDQYASRVEIVRELMDSEAPDASLESKMQSAKSTRDSGPLQFIVDMVPSNIFASLNNNGLMLQVIFFAIFFGVTLISIPRETAQPVIDLMDGMNEVFLKMVDFVMQAAPFFVFALLAGVISKMAGDDPSAVIEIFKGLGWYSLVVVVGLGFMIFIFYPLLVTTLSKGMTYRRFFKAISPAQFLAFSTSSSAATLPVTMECVQDNLGVSKETTSFVLPIGATVNMDGTSMYQAIAVVFLAQFHAVDLSLTQQLTIVLTATLASIGSAAVPSAGLIMLIIVLESVGLNPAWIAIIFPVDRILDMCRTTVNVTGDCTVATIVAGSEGQLNKEVWSKLD; this is encoded by the coding sequence ATGAAAAATCTCGCATTACATTGGAAGATCATCATCGGACTGATACTCGGTGTCATTTTCGCCTTCATCTCAAGTTCGCTTGGTTGGAGCGGATTTGTGGTCGATTGGATCGATCCGTTCGGAACCATCTTCATCAATCTATTGAAGCTGATTGCCGTTCCGCTGGTGTTATTCTCCATCATAAAAGGAATTGCAGGACTGCACGATACGGCCAAACTGGGGCGATTGGCGGGTAAGACATTGTCGTTTTACTTGGTGACAACAGTGATTGCTGTTTCGGTTGGTCTTCTGTTGGTCAACCTCATATCGCCAGGGAAGATGGTGGATGAAGCGCAGCGTGTTGATAACCGAATTGCCTATGAAATTTGGGCGCAGGAAAACGGTGTGGAAGTAAAAGACCATAAGTGCTATCTGTGCGAAGATCAGTATGCTTCTCGTGTGGAAATTGTACGCGAATTGATGGATTCGGAAGCGCCAGATGCCAGTTTGGAATCCAAGATGCAATCGGCCAAAAGCACCAGAGATTCAGGTCCGTTACAGTTCATTGTGGACATGGTTCCGAGCAACATTTTCGCATCATTGAACAACAATGGGCTGATGTTGCAGGTCATCTTCTTCGCCATCTTTTTCGGAGTGACGCTGATCTCCATTCCTCGTGAAACGGCACAACCCGTTATTGATCTGATGGATGGAATGAATGAGGTCTTTTTGAAAATGGTTGATTTCGTGATGCAAGCCGCGCCATTCTTTGTGTTTGCGCTGCTAGCAGGTGTCATTTCCAAAATGGCTGGAGACGACCCTAGCGCGGTCATCGAAATCTTTAAAGGATTAGGTTGGTACAGCTTGGTTGTAGTGGTAGGACTTGGCTTTATGATCTTCATTTTCTACCCGTTGTTGGTAACCACGCTGTCTAAAGGCATGACTTACAGACGCTTTTTCAAAGCCATTTCGCCAGCACAGTTTTTGGCATTCAGCACCAGTTCGAGCGCAGCAACGCTACCTGTAACCATGGAATGCGTGCAGGATAATCTTGGAGTGAGTAAGGAAACAACCAGCTTTGTGCTGCCAATTGGTGCCACGGTAAACATGGACGGAACAAGTATGTATCAGGCCATTGCGGTGGTTTTTCTCGCGCAGTTTCACGCAGTTGATCTGAGCTTGACGCAACAGCTCACGATTGTGTTGACCGCAACCTTAGCTTCCATCGGTTCGGCTGCTGTTCCAAGTGCTGGATTGATCATGCTCATCATCGTTCTAGAAAGCGTTGGCCTCAATCCAGCATGGATTGCCATTATCTTTCCTGTTGATAGAATTTTAGATATGTGCCGCACCACGGTGAACGTCACAGGCGATTGTACCGTTGCTACTATTGTTGCAGGCAGCGAAGGCCAACTCAATAAAGAGGTTTGGAGTAAATTGGATTGA
- a CDS encoding acyl carrier protein: protein MEAAELKAQLKAQIIEYLNLLDFAVEDIADDDQLFGPKFGLDSIDALELSVLLEREYGIKMTDPAEGRKVLVTVDTMAEYILANKTLA, encoded by the coding sequence ATGGAAGCAGCTGAATTGAAAGCCCAATTGAAAGCACAGATCATTGAGTATTTGAACCTTCTCGATTTTGCAGTAGAAGATATTGCCGATGATGATCAGCTTTTTGGTCCGAAATTCGGATTGGATTCGATTGATGCTTTGGAGTTGAGCGTATTGCTTGAAAGAGAGTACGGCATCAAAATGACCGACCCAGCAGAAGGGCGGAAAGTATTGGTTACGGTAGATACCATGGCCGAATACATTCTCGCCAACAAAACTCTAGCATAG
- a CDS encoding OmpA family protein — translation MPGNKKVQALWNQALNERKPSVRRELYDQILDAEPDHFGAVFAKAYEQLSKAEKDPMSKGIAFGYKPMKAVADLCPTYHMYPYYYMGLIAMQKKEFKEAEAHFKQFLTIEFDDPRWYPKDFEEKTLEVEAWIPQCAYYDSLYSNPVPFAPTVVNGISSRDNEYLGIISPDNEVALYIRRHFVKRKNDLTAKEIEEFTRSKRLPSGEFDGGTAMPSPFNISENVGSATLTVDNKRMFLTICNDNLDGYKNCDIFYSDWHYHGWDEPINVGPGVNGKNSFEGQPTITPDGKTLYFVSIREDEIGDIDNMDLYVSHLQKDGTWGQATNLGTTINTKGNEKSPFIHEDSHTLYFSSDGHNGIGNFDVYYVRQDSTHNWIKPKNIGFPINTEEADVGFFVAVDGKTAYISSNEREDGVGGWDMFSFPLYKEARPEKVLFLKGKLTDENNKRITDATIEFKNMDTKEVTEVNVDTLTGDYVAVMNFSSDMVMTVKKKDAAFTSRYLSTKDSTLNDIKKVNVEVKKVKVGEAYKLHDIKYDTDRFNLDDESERMMGEFAIYLKANPKMKVAIHGYTDNVGSPESNLKLSNDRAKAVYDILVKEGISSGRLSYKGFGEAKPVKPNTTPEGRADNRRTEFVITAN, via the coding sequence ATGCCTGGCAACAAAAAGGTGCAGGCGCTTTGGAATCAGGCGTTGAATGAACGTAAACCTTCCGTTAGGAGGGAATTGTACGATCAGATCCTCGATGCCGAGCCAGATCATTTCGGAGCTGTTTTCGCCAAAGCTTACGAGCAATTGAGCAAGGCCGAGAAAGACCCGATGAGCAAAGGAATTGCCTTTGGTTATAAACCGATGAAAGCCGTGGCCGATCTGTGCCCGACCTACCACATGTATCCGTACTACTATATGGGGCTCATCGCCATGCAGAAGAAGGAATTCAAAGAGGCCGAAGCACACTTCAAACAGTTTCTCACCATCGAATTTGACGACCCTCGCTGGTATCCCAAAGATTTTGAGGAAAAGACCTTAGAGGTAGAAGCGTGGATTCCGCAATGCGCCTATTACGATTCGCTTTACTCCAATCCCGTGCCCTTTGCGCCCACGGTTGTCAATGGCATATCTTCACGCGATAACGAATATCTCGGCATCATTTCGCCAGATAACGAAGTGGCGCTTTATATCCGCAGGCATTTCGTAAAGCGCAAGAACGACCTTACCGCCAAAGAGATTGAGGAATTTACCCGAAGCAAGCGCTTACCAAGCGGAGAATTTGATGGAGGAACCGCCATGCCAAGCCCTTTCAATATTTCGGAGAATGTGGGAAGCGCCACGCTTACTGTAGATAACAAGCGCATGTTCCTCACCATTTGTAACGACAATCTCGATGGCTACAAGAACTGCGACATATTCTATTCTGATTGGCACTACCACGGTTGGGACGAACCGATAAATGTTGGTCCGGGCGTCAATGGAAAGAACTCGTTTGAAGGACAACCTACCATTACACCCGATGGAAAAACGCTCTATTTCGTTTCCATCCGCGAAGATGAGATCGGTGACATCGACAACATGGATCTTTATGTTTCGCACCTTCAGAAAGACGGCACTTGGGGGCAGGCCACCAACCTCGGAACCACCATCAACACCAAGGGCAACGAGAAATCTCCTTTCATCCACGAAGACAGTCACACACTCTATTTTAGTTCAGATGGTCACAATGGCATTGGTAATTTCGATGTGTACTACGTTCGTCAAGATTCAACCCACAATTGGATAAAACCGAAGAACATCGGTTTTCCGATAAATACCGAAGAGGCTGATGTAGGCTTTTTTGTGGCCGTTGATGGCAAGACAGCTTACATCAGCAGCAACGAGCGCGAAGATGGCGTTGGTGGTTGGGATATGTTCAGTTTTCCACTATACAAAGAAGCACGACCAGAGAAAGTGCTCTTCCTAAAAGGGAAACTGACCGATGAGAACAACAAGCGCATTACCGATGCCACCATCGAATTCAAGAACATGGACACCAAAGAAGTGACTGAAGTGAATGTAGATACCCTTACGGGCGATTATGTGGCTGTAATGAACTTCAGCAGCGATATGGTAATGACCGTGAAGAAGAAAGATGCCGCTTTCACATCACGCTACCTTTCTACCAAGGATAGCACGCTCAACGATATCAAGAAAGTGAACGTGGAGGTGAAAAAGGTGAAAGTGGGCGAGGCCTACAAACTCCACGACATCAAGTACGATACTGACCGTTTTAACTTGGATGACGAATCGGAACGAATGATGGGTGAATTTGCCATCTATCTCAAAGCCAACCCGAAGATGAAGGTGGCCATACACGGCTACACCGATAACGTGGGTTCGCCCGAATCCAACCTCAAACTCTCTAACGATCGCGCCAAAGCCGTGTACGATATTCTGGTAAAAGAAGGCATCAGCTCGGGCCGACTTTCCTACAAAGGTTTTGGTGAGGCCAAACCGGTTAAACCGAACACAACACCAGAAGGGCGCGCTGACAACAGACGAACGGAGTTTGTGATTACCGCTAATTAA
- a CDS encoding AsmA family protein: MKKLLIAFGVLIVLLVAAIIIIPIVLKEPITKMVKEEANANLDATIDFKDVDISLLWSFPDLYVGVGELSITGKGEFEGRTLLYLKTLALDVDLMSAFNGAPVINQITLADGLANVIVLENGKANYDIVPESETTETAEAPAESSGPFSIKLKQFEIANLEVMYSDQQGGMTFSTSKLNLSLSGDFGADRTNLKTNVSMDNAKLVNGGIAYLNGVELALGAEVDADLANNSYSLKDNEFRINGLHLSWSGNISMPNNDDINLDLTYGAAKTEFKEILSLVPAIYAKDFADVQASGSLELNGMVKGTYNETNIPAFTANVKVGNGQFKYPSLPKSVDGIQVDLNVANPGGDADKTVIDLKQFTFQLAGNPFDVRALIKTPVSDPNIDASFKGKIDLTSLADAIPMEAGDKLSGTIIADAEMKGKQSDMDKGHYDKFNAKGEFILMDIVYTTASVAVPVEVKYAQFKFAPQFLELASFDAKAGKSDFKAKGKITNYLGYALSDGTLEGNFSLSSTLIDGNELAGLSTSEDGGETAPAEGGTEGGEAPASEPFLIPKNLDLALSTDVKKIVYDNINLLNTKGNVVIKNGKANLNGLTFNTLGGGVAMNGYYDSSNETNPKLNYDLDVQNIVLKEAYAAFGTVRKLAPIAEKTEGRVSVKFNVMGTMKSGTEVDYNSLNGGGRLTSQSLKITGTEALDKIAQVVKINAFKNPEVTNVNLSFAFVNGRVSVQPFDVKIGPVSANIFGSHGFDETMDYVIGTTVPTSALGSQANAVIGGLVSQANALGANFSAGSEIKVDILVKGTFKDPKITPSFGGAGGGASPTENLKAAAEAEFNKAKDELEKKAREEAAKLQKEAEDRARKEAEKLAKEAEERLKQEAEKAAKDKAGDAIKGLFGKPKK; this comes from the coding sequence ATGAAAAAACTACTTATTGCATTCGGAGTTCTGATCGTGCTGCTTGTTGCTGCGATCATCATCATTCCTATCGTCCTTAAAGAGCCGATCACCAAAATGGTGAAGGAAGAAGCCAACGCAAACTTGGATGCCACCATCGATTTTAAGGATGTGGACATTTCATTGCTATGGTCGTTTCCCGACCTGTATGTTGGAGTGGGAGAACTTTCCATTACTGGTAAAGGCGAGTTTGAAGGACGGACACTACTCTACCTTAAAACACTTGCGTTGGATGTGGATCTGATGAGTGCTTTCAACGGTGCGCCAGTCATCAATCAGATAACATTGGCCGATGGATTGGCGAATGTGATCGTGCTCGAAAACGGCAAGGCCAATTACGATATCGTCCCGGAATCTGAAACAACGGAAACTGCCGAGGCTCCAGCCGAATCGAGTGGTCCGTTCAGTATCAAACTAAAGCAGTTTGAGATTGCAAATCTGGAAGTGATGTATTCCGATCAGCAAGGAGGGATGACGTTCAGCACTTCAAAATTGAATTTGAGCCTAAGTGGCGATTTCGGTGCTGACCGAACCAATTTGAAAACGAACGTTTCGATGGATAATGCCAAGTTGGTGAATGGCGGAATCGCCTACCTCAACGGAGTTGAACTTGCTTTGGGAGCGGAAGTGGATGCTGATCTGGCGAACAATAGCTACTCGCTGAAAGACAATGAGTTCCGAATTAACGGATTGCATCTTTCGTGGAGCGGAAACATCAGCATGCCAAATAATGATGACATCAACCTTGACCTTACCTACGGTGCTGCCAAAACGGAGTTTAAGGAAATCCTATCGTTGGTTCCTGCCATTTACGCGAAGGATTTTGCAGATGTACAGGCAAGCGGCTCTTTGGAATTGAATGGAATGGTGAAAGGTACCTACAACGAAACGAACATTCCCGCCTTTACGGCAAACGTGAAAGTGGGTAATGGCCAGTTCAAATATCCATCGTTGCCAAAAAGTGTAGATGGAATTCAAGTCGATCTGAACGTGGCCAATCCGGGTGGAGATGCTGACAAGACCGTCATCGATCTGAAGCAATTCACCTTTCAATTGGCGGGCAATCCATTTGATGTGCGTGCGCTCATCAAAACGCCCGTTTCAGATCCAAACATCGATGCTTCTTTCAAAGGAAAGATCGACCTGACCAGTTTGGCTGATGCCATTCCGATGGAAGCAGGCGATAAACTTTCGGGAACCATTATTGCCGATGCCGAGATGAAAGGAAAGCAATCGGACATGGACAAAGGACATTACGATAAGTTCAACGCCAAAGGCGAATTCATTCTGATGGATATCGTTTACACAACTGCATCGGTAGCTGTTCCGGTAGAGGTGAAATATGCTCAGTTCAAGTTTGCACCGCAGTTCTTGGAATTGGCTTCGTTTGATGCCAAAGCAGGAAAATCTGATTTCAAAGCAAAAGGAAAGATCACCAACTACCTCGGTTATGCTTTGAGCGATGGCACCTTGGAAGGGAATTTCAGCCTTAGCAGCACGCTCATTGATGGCAACGAGTTGGCTGGTCTCAGCACCAGCGAAGATGGCGGAGAAACGGCCCCAGCAGAAGGTGGTACGGAAGGAGGGGAAGCACCTGCCTCTGAGCCATTTCTCATTCCTAAGAACCTCGATCTGGCGCTTTCTACAGACGTGAAAAAGATTGTTTACGACAACATCAACCTCTTGAACACCAAAGGAAATGTGGTGATCAAGAACGGAAAGGCCAACCTGAACGGACTTACCTTCAATACACTTGGCGGTGGTGTGGCCATGAATGGATATTACGACAGCAGCAATGAAACGAATCCGAAGTTGAATTACGACCTCGATGTGCAGAATATCGTGCTCAAAGAAGCGTATGCTGCTTTCGGAACGGTGCGCAAATTGGCTCCAATTGCCGAGAAGACCGAAGGCCGTGTGTCCGTTAAATTCAACGTGATGGGAACGATGAAAAGCGGAACGGAAGTAGACTACAACTCACTGAATGGTGGCGGAAGATTGACTTCACAGAGTTTGAAAATAACCGGAACAGAAGCCTTGGATAAGATTGCGCAGGTAGTGAAGATCAATGCCTTCAAAAATCCAGAAGTAACAAATGTGAATCTGAGTTTTGCGTTCGTCAATGGCCGCGTTTCGGTTCAACCCTTTGATGTGAAGATCGGACCCGTTTCTGCCAACATTTTCGGAAGCCATGGTTTTGATGAAACCATGGATTACGTGATAGGAACGACCGTTCCAACAAGCGCGTTGGGCAGTCAGGCCAATGCCGTCATTGGCGGATTGGTTTCGCAGGCAAATGCGCTAGGTGCAAACTTCTCTGCAGGTAGCGAAATCAAGGTCGATATCCTTGTGAAAGGAACGTTTAAAGATCCGAAGATCACGCCTTCATTTGGTGGCGCTGGCGGAGGTGCAAGTCCTACCGAGAACCTGAAAGCCGCTGCTGAAGCCGAGTTCAATAAGGCGAAGGACGAGCTGGAGAAAAAAGCGCGCGAAGAAGCTGCCAAACTTCAGAAAGAAGCTGAAGACCGTGCACGAAAAGAGGCTGAGAAATTAGCTAAAGAAGCTGAGGAACGCCTTAAACAGGAAGCCGAAAAAGCAGCTAAAGACAAGGCTGGCGATGCGATAAAAGGCTTGTTCGGTAAACCTAAAAAGTAA
- a CDS encoding beta-ketoacyl-[acyl-carrier-protein] synthase family protein, whose protein sequence is MGRIVVTGMGVISAIGNNASENHSSLQKGITGIGKAQFLDSNYAETLLFGEVKQSNVQLREHLAASVVSGMTRTELLAFTAFKEAITDAGLSSEELRSFNTALLSATTVGGMVETEAIFADANSNSRPSEFVNSYRSGAHTLQLVKAFGLRGYTDTMNTACSSSANSIMMGARMIKAGKCKRAIVGGVDSLAKYTVNGFNSLQIFSDEITRPFDADRKGLNLGEGAAYLVLEREEDAQGKTIYGEVRGYGNTNDAYHPSSMSPEAVGVRGAINGALETAGIKPSDISYVNAHGTGTENNDYTELNGMHQIFDVVPPYVSTKSYTGHTLAASGAIEAVYSLLSIKHQEIYPSLNWQTPMPEFQSFPLLDFYSKADVKHVLSNSFGFGGNCSSLILSKV, encoded by the coding sequence ATGGGGCGAATTGTTGTCACCGGAATGGGGGTGATCTCCGCCATTGGAAACAACGCTTCCGAGAATCATTCTTCGCTTCAGAAAGGAATAACAGGAATTGGGAAAGCCCAGTTTCTAGATTCGAACTATGCCGAAACATTACTCTTCGGAGAAGTGAAACAGAGCAATGTCCAACTGCGCGAGCACTTGGCAGCATCCGTGGTCAGCGGCATGACCCGTACCGAACTACTTGCTTTCACGGCATTCAAAGAAGCCATCACAGATGCTGGGCTTTCTTCGGAAGAGTTGAGATCCTTCAATACCGCTTTGCTTTCAGCCACCACCGTGGGCGGAATGGTAGAAACCGAGGCTATTTTTGCCGATGCCAATTCGAACTCAAGGCCTTCCGAATTCGTCAATTCCTACCGAAGTGGCGCCCACACGCTGCAATTGGTGAAGGCTTTCGGACTAAGAGGCTATACCGATACCATGAACACGGCTTGTTCGTCATCTGCCAATTCCATCATGATGGGAGCGAGGATGATCAAGGCGGGCAAATGCAAACGCGCCATCGTGGGTGGGGTAGATAGCTTGGCCAAATACACCGTCAACGGATTCAATTCCTTGCAGATTTTCTCGGATGAGATAACGCGTCCCTTCGATGCCGACCGCAAAGGTCTGAACCTAGGCGAAGGCGCGGCATATCTTGTTTTGGAGCGGGAAGAAGACGCCCAAGGCAAAACCATCTACGGAGAAGTGCGCGGCTACGGCAACACCAACGATGCCTATCATCCAAGTTCCATGTCGCCAGAGGCAGTAGGAGTGAGGGGTGCCATCAATGGCGCTCTAGAAACCGCAGGCATCAAGCCTTCTGACATCAGCTACGTCAACGCCCACGGAACAGGAACTGAGAATAACGATTACACCGAATTGAACGGAATGCATCAGATCTTTGATGTCGTTCCGCCATACGTTTCCACTAAATCGTACACGGGTCACACATTGGCTGCTTCGGGAGCTATTGAAGCTGTGTACAGCCTGCTCAGCATCAAGCATCAGGAGATCTATCCGAGTTTGAATTGGCAGACACCTATGCCCGAGTTCCAGTCCTTTCCCTTGCTCGATTTCTATTCAAAGGCAGACGTCAAGCACGTGCTTTCCAACTCCTTCGGGTTTGGAGGCAATTGCAGTTCACTCATTCTTTCGAAGGTCTAG